Genomic segment of Cyanobacterium sp. T60_A2020_053:
AATGACCAAAAACTATTAGCTTTATGGGAGTTATTGACGAAAAAGCATCCTGATGAGAAAGTTTTAATATTTTCTCAATTTGCTGATACTGTCACTTATTTAACAGAAAAATTGACCGATTTAGGTATGGCGAAGGGCGCTGGTGTCACGGGAAAATCGGCTAACCCTACTACTTTAGCCCAAAATTTCAGCCCTAAGAGCAATAATAAACCAATTTCGGCGGAGGAGGAGTTAAGAATTTTAATCGCTACGGATGTTTTGAGTGAAGGGCAAAATCTGCAAGATTGTCGTATAATTGTTAATTACGATTTGCCTTGGGCGATTATTCGCTTGATTCAGCGCGCGGGAAGGGTTGATAGAATTGGGCAAAAAGCGGAAGAAATCCTCTGTTATTCTTTTCTTCCTGCTGATGGAGTGGAAGATTTAATTAATTTGCGCGGTAGATTGGTTAATCGTTTGCGAGAAAATGCCGAGGTTGTTGGCACTGATGAGGTATTCTTTGAAGATAGTGATAGTCATATCATCTTAAATTTATATAATGAAAAATCGGGAATTTATGATGAGGTAGAAGATAATGAGGTGGATTTGGTTTCCTCGGCGTTGAGTATTTGGGAGACTGCGAAGCAATTATGCCCTGAGATTACCACTAAAATTGAACAGTTACCTAATGTGGTTTATTCTACTCGTCATCATGAGGGAGATAGTATCAATCCTCAAGGGGTTTTGGTATATATGCGCACTGGTGATGGGGTTGATGCTTTGGCTTATGTGGATAAAAATGGCAATAGTGTCACCCAGTCGCAAAGTCGTATTCTCAGGTTAGCACAATGTGAGTTGGCAACTCCAGCTATTGAACGTCATCAAGATCATTTTCAGCTCGTGGCGGGGGGCGCTAAGATTATTATAGAGCAACAAAAGACTATGATGGCTCAAGGTGCGTTAGGTAGTCGTCACAGCGCCCGTCACCGTAGCTATACTCGTCTTGATGCTTATACTAAATATATCAAGGAAAGTAGTCCTATTTTAGCTCAAGGTATGGAATGGGATAAATTGATTCGGGCGCTGGAAGATATTTATAAGTATCCTCTACAGGAAAAAGCGGTTTTGAAGATTAATCGACAACTGAAAAGCAGTATTAGAGATGAACAATTAGCAGATATGGTGGTATCTTTATGGGATGATTCGGCGCTGACTATTAGCCATGAGGATAATGAGGTTAAAGATAGTCAAATTATTTGTTCTTTAGGTTTATTTTAGGGCAAAATATGCCGTTGATAATCTTATTTTTCATAATGAAAGCGACAAGTAAGAAAGTCAATTTGAGTGCTAGTAATACGATACACTAAGCGATGTTCTATATCAATTCTTCTTGACCATATATTATCTTCCATATATTTTAATGGTTCAGGCTTACCTATGCCTTGAAAGGGATTTTTCATTACTTCTGTAACTAAATCTAATATTTTTTCTGCTTTTTTTTGATCGCTTTTAAACCACCATTTTAAATCACTTTTAAACTGACTACTAAATCCGGGTATGGGTAAAAAATTTGGTACTACTTCCTCTTTTTCTTTCTTCTTTTTACTCAATCTCTAACTCCTCTTTTAACTCTTCTAAAGATTGAGGTTTAATTTCTCCATTTATTGATTCTTGTAATGCTGAAAATAAATGACTAGAATTTGCTTCATTTCTAAATAAATAAACCATTTCTACTAAACTTCTTAAATCTGACTCGGCGATTAATGCCACGTTTTCCCCTTGACGACGATTAATAATAAAGACTTGATGAGTTTCGATTACTTTTTCTAATATTTGAAAGAATCCATTTCTCGCTTCTGTCGGTGAGGTTATCTCATAACTAAACATAATT
This window contains:
- a CDS encoding Txe/YoeB family addiction module toxin; the encoded protein is MSKKKKEKEEVVPNFLPIPGFSSQFKSDLKWWFKSDQKKAEKILDLVTEVMKNPFQGIGKPEPLKYMEDNIWSRRIDIEHRLVYRITSTQIDFLTCRFHYEK
- a CDS encoding type II toxin-antitoxin system Phd/YefM family antitoxin, giving the protein MFSYEITSPTEARNGFFQILEKVIETHQVFIINRRQGENVALIAESDLRSLVEMVYLFRNEANSSHLFSALQESINGEIKPQSLEELKEELEIE